From a region of the uncultured Desulfatiglans sp. genome:
- the surA gene encoding SurA N-terminal domain protein yields the protein MRTWRVKQWMMGLLVGFLLLAGGLCSWAAEEASKGDGDAADKGKEIVAKVNGVAITEKELDQEMSIVSDRLMQMGRPVGKDQMGALRKNMLEQLIAWELFYQEAQRQKLEVSDEAVAESLSGFKKQFADEKEAEAQMGKMGFSEEEMTRMTKRKMTIQALLEKEVVEKIEVTDAEAKAYYDENPQYFEKPEMVRASHILIKVPADADEETKAAARKKLEAVQERLKKGEDFGALAKEVSECPSAANGGDLGPFPADKMVKPFSDAAFALEPGNVSGIVETQFGYHLIRSAEKIPPSKVSFEEVKDRIREFLKEQKVQKALGAYAAELTAKADIERIGGEPDPVE from the coding sequence ATGCGAACGTGGCGAGTGAAACAATGGATGATGGGTTTGCTGGTGGGTTTTTTGCTGTTGGCTGGAGGCCTGTGTTCATGGGCGGCGGAGGAGGCATCGAAAGGCGACGGAGATGCGGCCGACAAGGGTAAGGAGATCGTGGCCAAGGTCAACGGCGTGGCCATCACGGAGAAGGAGCTTGATCAGGAAATGAGCATCGTGAGCGATCGCCTCATGCAGATGGGGAGACCCGTCGGCAAGGATCAAATGGGTGCGCTCAGGAAGAACATGCTCGAGCAACTGATCGCTTGGGAACTTTTCTATCAGGAGGCCCAGAGGCAGAAACTCGAGGTTTCTGATGAGGCCGTTGCTGAGAGTCTTAGCGGTTTCAAAAAGCAGTTCGCCGATGAAAAAGAGGCTGAAGCGCAGATGGGGAAAATGGGGTTTTCCGAGGAAGAGATGACCCGTATGACGAAACGGAAAATGACCATTCAGGCCTTGTTGGAGAAAGAAGTGGTGGAGAAAATAGAGGTTACGGATGCCGAGGCCAAGGCCTATTATGATGAGAATCCTCAGTATTTTGAAAAACCGGAAATGGTCCGGGCGAGCCATATCCTGATCAAAGTTCCTGCCGATGCCGATGAGGAAACCAAGGCCGCCGCCCGCAAGAAACTCGAGGCAGTCCAGGAGAGACTGAAAAAGGGCGAGGATTTCGGGGCGCTGGCCAAAGAGGTCTCCGAATGCCCCAGCGCGGCGAACGGCGGCGACCTTGGTCCATTTCCTGCGGATAAGATGGTGAAGCCCTTTTCCGATGCGGCGTTTGCCCTCGAACCCGGCAATGTGAGCGGGATTGTCGAAACGCAATTTGGTTATCATCTCATCCGCTCCGCCGAAAAGATTCCACCGTCCAAGGTTTCTTTCGAAGAGGTCAAGGATCGAATCAGGGAATTTCTGAAAGAGCAGAAGGTTCAGAAGGCGTTGGGAGCCTATGCCGCTGAGTTGACTGCCAAGGCGGACATAGAACGGATCGGCGGGGAGCCGGACCCGGTGGAATAA
- a CDS encoding hypothetical protein (Evidence 5 : Unknown function), with amino-acid sequence MSRGCRCIDERRSWLQDLFRGAARSVRCRREPSWAGGQERLGTLTSLYRYPVKVPAGSEKRIGSFNLFRLVTGLNDLPSPAGWGASLREKFLTIAWSDVIRKNLLAGGMAEWFKAAVLKTAVPKGAVGSNPTPSATPSWQRSVRPLLSRRHGHTERWPSRLKALAC; translated from the coding sequence ATGAGCAGGGGCTGCCGATGCATCGATGAAAGGAGGTCCTGGCTTCAAGACCTTTTCCGAGGGGCAGCGCGTTCTGTTCGATGTCGAAGAGAGCCCTCGTGGGCCGGTGGCCAAGAACGTCTCGGTACCCTGACGAGCCTCTATCGATATCCAGTAAAGGTTCCAGCCGGGAGTGAAAAGCGCATCGGATCGTTCAACCTCTTCCGCTTGGTGACGGGGCTGAACGACCTGCCGTCACCGGCTGGATGGGGAGCCTCGTTGCGGGAAAAATTTTTGACTATTGCCTGGTCAGATGTTATAAGAAAAAACTTATTGGCCGGAGGGATGGCCGAGTGGTTTAAGGCGGCGGTCTTGAAAACCGCTGTCCCGAAAGGGGCCGTGGGTTCGAATCCTACTCCCTCCGCCACTCCTTCCTGGCAACGATCGGTGCGGCCTTTGCTATCGAGGCGGCACGGACACACGGAGAGATGGCCGAGTCGGCTGAAGGCGCTCGCCTGCTAA
- a CDS encoding hypothetical protein (Evidence 5 : Unknown function) — protein sequence MRKYCFDAIVSSPEMGIFLYTLRMLSFTPLGRVAVSSHPSDAQSHPLGTGPGLTKIEKIKRLCGGDLVVSARASAPIDAEMG from the coding sequence ATGCGGAAATACTGTTTTGACGCAATAGTTTCCAGTCCGGAAATGGGGATTTTTCTTTACACCCTTCGGATGCTCAGTTTCACCCCTTTGGGGCGGGTCGCGGTTTCTTCACACCCTTCGGATGCTCAGTCTCACCCCCTGGGGACGGGTCCCGGTTTGACTAAAATTGAGAAAATCAAACGGTTGTGCGGAGGAGACCTGGTGGTTTCCGCACGAGCAAGTGCACCGATTGACGCAGAGATGGGGTGA
- the cysS gene encoding Cysteine--tRNA ligase, which produces MQMLCQFYKIFVYAEIKSHPSGSDLPGKSPFPAKKHDHFPADRMIPAEQSPMQTQRNNILDHVGHTPLVPIHRLNPNQSVEVLAKLEYFNPGGSIKDRPALYMIEEAERSGELTRDKIILEATSGNTGIGLAMVAAVKGYRILLSMSESVSEERVKILKAFGAEIKFTPAHMGTDGAIEYVYNLMREAPDKYWLADQFNNENNWKAHYMGTALEIWEQTAGQVSAIVATMGTSGTLMGLAKRYAEMAPHVSIVGVEPYMGHKIQGLKNMKESYQPGIFDKRVLSRIENVDDEEAFETARQLARKEGMLVGMSSGAAMAVALRIAREMTEGKIVVLLPDGGERYLSTALFTTKKRSGLHIYNTFSRRKEELIPIEENHVKMYCCGPTLCQYIHLGHARRFLFADLLRRYLGFKGYRVTLVTNLTDLDDRTIQGAEKAGMPLKDFTEGFNRAFMEDIERLGIEPATVYPKASEHVEEMIDLARRLLQKGYAYEKFRSIYFDISRFKPYGNLSHIDLTKIRVGKTVDLDNYEKDNPRDFTLLKRATLNALKRGIFYQTQWGNVLPSWHLECSAMAMKYLGPTYDIHTSGIELIFPHHENAIAISQALTNQPPANYWVHHENVLVNGKRTSKAADVEGLTLREIFEQGYSGRDIRFLILSRHYRKPIVFSWTKLNAARSTIARLDGFVQRIHNCPDGRSEPEADQIVYDLRHGFTEALDDDLNVAAALAALFQFIRRVNGLLDRNMLAKADKQKFLEILAAVNGVLGVLDLEPAALEGEIEASIRARAEARRRKDWETADRIRDRLKERGIELLDTPEGTIWQRTSTGPGKS; this is translated from the coding sequence TTGCAAATGCTCTGTCAATTTTATAAAATTTTTGTTTATGCTGAAATCAAATCGCATCCATCCGGTAGTGATTTGCCCGGCAAGAGCCCGTTCCCTGCCAAGAAACACGATCACTTTCCGGCTGATAGGATGATCCCGGCGGAGCAATCACCAATGCAAACACAGCGCAACAATATCCTGGATCATGTTGGACACACACCCCTCGTCCCGATCCATCGCCTGAATCCCAATCAATCCGTCGAGGTCCTGGCAAAGCTCGAATACTTCAACCCCGGAGGGTCCATCAAGGACCGGCCGGCCCTGTATATGATAGAAGAAGCGGAGAGGAGCGGAGAGCTTACCCGGGACAAGATCATCCTGGAGGCGACCAGCGGCAATACGGGAATCGGCCTCGCCATGGTCGCCGCCGTCAAAGGCTATCGCATTCTTCTGAGCATGTCGGAGTCCGTCAGCGAAGAGCGGGTCAAGATCCTCAAGGCCTTCGGGGCGGAGATCAAATTCACGCCGGCCCACATGGGGACCGACGGGGCGATCGAATACGTCTACAACCTCATGCGCGAGGCCCCCGACAAATACTGGCTGGCGGACCAGTTCAACAACGAGAATAACTGGAAGGCGCATTACATGGGGACGGCCCTCGAGATCTGGGAGCAGACCGCAGGGCAGGTGAGCGCGATCGTTGCAACCATGGGCACCAGCGGAACACTGATGGGGCTTGCAAAACGCTACGCGGAGATGGCGCCCCATGTCTCCATCGTAGGGGTGGAGCCTTACATGGGACACAAGATCCAGGGCCTCAAGAACATGAAGGAGTCCTACCAGCCCGGGATCTTCGACAAGCGTGTTTTAAGCCGCATCGAAAACGTGGACGATGAGGAGGCCTTCGAGACCGCACGCCAGCTTGCCCGGAAAGAGGGCATGCTTGTCGGCATGAGTTCCGGGGCCGCCATGGCGGTCGCCCTGCGCATCGCCCGTGAAATGACCGAAGGGAAGATCGTGGTCCTCCTGCCGGACGGCGGCGAACGGTATCTCAGCACCGCGCTTTTCACCACCAAAAAGCGCTCGGGGCTCCACATCTACAACACCTTCAGCCGCCGCAAGGAAGAGCTGATCCCCATCGAGGAAAACCACGTCAAGATGTACTGCTGCGGGCCGACGCTCTGCCAGTACATCCACCTCGGGCACGCACGTCGTTTTCTCTTCGCGGATCTCCTCCGACGCTACCTGGGCTTCAAGGGGTACCGTGTCACCCTTGTGACGAACCTGACGGACCTCGACGACCGCACGATCCAGGGCGCCGAGAAGGCTGGGATGCCTTTGAAGGATTTTACCGAAGGATTCAATCGCGCTTTTATGGAGGATATCGAACGCCTCGGCATCGAGCCCGCCACGGTTTACCCCAAGGCCAGCGAGCATGTCGAGGAGATGATCGATCTTGCGCGCAGGCTGCTTCAAAAAGGTTACGCCTACGAGAAGTTCCGCTCCATCTACTTCGACATCTCCCGCTTCAAACCTTACGGGAATCTCTCGCACATCGACCTGACGAAGATCCGGGTGGGCAAGACCGTGGATCTCGACAATTACGAGAAAGACAACCCACGGGATTTCACCCTTCTCAAGCGCGCCACCCTGAACGCCCTCAAACGGGGGATCTTCTACCAGACCCAGTGGGGGAACGTCCTGCCGAGCTGGCACCTCGAGTGCTCCGCTATGGCCATGAAATACCTCGGGCCCACCTATGACATCCACACGAGCGGTATCGAACTGATCTTCCCGCACCATGAAAACGCCATCGCCATCAGCCAGGCCCTCACCAATCAGCCGCCGGCCAACTACTGGGTGCACCATGAAAACGTCCTGGTCAACGGCAAGCGCACCTCGAAGGCCGCCGATGTGGAAGGGCTCACACTGAGAGAAATCTTCGAACAGGGGTACAGCGGCAGGGACATCCGGTTCCTGATCCTCAGCCGGCATTACCGGAAACCTATCGTCTTTTCCTGGACGAAGCTGAACGCGGCCCGCAGCACCATCGCACGGCTCGACGGATTCGTCCAACGGATCCACAACTGCCCGGACGGCCGCAGCGAACCCGAAGCGGACCAGATCGTTTACGACCTGCGCCACGGTTTTACCGAAGCCCTGGACGACGATCTGAATGTCGCAGCCGCCCTTGCGGCCCTTTTTCAATTCATCCGCCGCGTCAACGGACTCCTGGACCGCAACATGCTCGCCAAAGCGGATAAACAGAAGTTTCTGGAAATCCTCGCGGCCGTCAACGGCGTCCTCGGCGTATTGGACCTCGAACCCGCCGCGCTCGAAGGCGAGATCGAAGCATCGATCCGCGCCAGAGCGGAGGCGCGCCGCAGAAAGGACTGGGAAACGGCCGACCGCATCCGCGACCGGCTCAAAGAGCGCGGCATCGAGCTCCTGGACACGCCCGAAGGGACGATCTGGCAGCGCACCTCGACAGGCCCCGGCAAGTCCTGA
- a CDS encoding hypothetical protein (Evidence 5 : Unknown function): MPAIARYETLSGKEQKFLPENPRDEPCLLTTAIPAV, encoded by the coding sequence TTGCCAGCTATTGCACGCTACGAAACGCTCTCCGGAAAAGAACAGAAGTTTCTGCCTGAAAACCCCCGGGATGAGCCGTGCCTCCTGACAACCGCCATCCCTGCAGTATAA
- a CDS encoding membrane hypothetical protein (Evidence 5 : Unknown function) gives MAFPFRIFLTLFSSVFVTTMGAGLVAPLLPVYAHELGAEALEVGLIFGSFSLTRSLFVPYFGKWSDRRGRKPFIVIGLFGYFLVSLAFAAMEGVWSLIAIRLAQGFASAMVLPVAQAYVGIIRPEHEEGRIMADENPCASLNSIRVQMSFEAGAGVFIRHDPAGGPGLCRRLDPYRLGRPDDGGVQCRPLLRFERGPGARRGAQGFGGHRCVLPQHGGACLVWFSVEPGSPAARDEKPDEGRCRREIGIQAPGWTRVSGPSEDPGGARAFPVQGDLYDRDRHHLDLSAAWRGDPPWAFELRHRFRRHGERARRRPLPGPHGLPCRPDRQRAHGRYRWGDGHRGDALFERGLDLLGACPGQRPLRSGRRGRLPAGDGPGGDRRSFGAGDGKPDGGLGIGAQPRHARRACAGGIFHRLGCF, from the coding sequence ATGGCCTTCCCTTTCAGAATATTCCTGACCCTGTTTTCCTCCGTTTTCGTGACTACCATGGGGGCGGGTTTGGTGGCGCCGCTCCTGCCCGTTTACGCCCACGAACTCGGTGCCGAAGCGCTCGAGGTCGGCTTGATTTTCGGCTCTTTTTCGCTGACGCGGAGCCTGTTCGTCCCCTATTTCGGCAAATGGTCGGACCGCCGGGGCCGCAAGCCCTTCATCGTGATCGGACTATTCGGCTATTTTCTTGTATCGTTGGCCTTTGCAGCGATGGAGGGGGTCTGGTCGCTGATTGCGATCCGGCTTGCACAAGGCTTCGCTTCCGCCATGGTGCTGCCGGTGGCCCAGGCCTATGTGGGCATTATCAGACCGGAACACGAAGAGGGCAGGATCATGGCGGATGAAAACCCCTGCGCCAGCCTTAATAGTATCAGGGTCCAGATGTCTTTCGAGGCTGGCGCAGGGGTTTTCATCCGCCATGATCCTGCCGGTGGCCCAGGCCTATGTAGGCGACTTGACCCCTACAGGCTGGGAAGGCCGGATGATGGGGGTGTTCAATGTCGCCCTCTACTTCGGTTTGAGCGCGGGCCCGGTGCTCGGCGGGGTGCTCAAGGATTTGGCGGGCATCGATGCGTCCTTCCTCAGCATGGGGGCGCTTGCCTTGTTTGGTTTTCTGTTGAGCCTGGTTCTCCTGCCGCGCGAGATGAAAAACCGGACGAAGGACGCTGCCGCCGCGAAATCGGGATCCAGGCACCCGGGTGGACCCGGGTATCGGGCCCTTCTGAAGACCCCGGCGGTGCGCGCGCTTTTCCTGTTCAGGGTGACCTTTACGACCGCGATAGGCATCACCTGGACCTTTCTGCCGCTTGGCGCGGGGACCCGCCTTGGGCTTTCGAGCTCCGCCATCGGTTTCGTCGTCATGGTGAACGTGCTCGTCGCCGCCCTTTGCCAGGCCCCCATGGGCTACCTTGCAGACCGGATCGACAAAGGGCTCATGGTCGGTATCGGTGGGGTGATGGGCATCGGGGCGATGCTCTTTTTGAACGAGGCCTCGACCTTCTGGGGGCTTGTCCTGGCCAACGGCCTCTTCGGTCTGGCCGGAGGGGTCGCCTTCCCGCCGGTGATGGCCCTGGGGGTGATCGAAGGTCGTTCGGCGCGGGCGATGGGAAGCCTGATGGGGGTCTTGGCATTGGCGCACAGCCTCGGCATGCTCGCAGGGCCTGTGCTGGGGGGATTTTTCATCGACTGGGTTGCTTTTGA
- a CDS encoding Transporter, major facilitator family protein (fragment), whose protein sequence is MKTPAPALIVSGSRCLSRLAQGFSSAMILPVAQAYVGDLTPTGWEGRMMGVFNVALYFGLSAGPVLGGVLKDLAGIDASFLSMGALALFGFLLSLVLLPREMKNRTKDAAAAKSGSRHPGGPGYRALLKTPAVRALFLFRVTFTTAIGITWTFLPLGAGTRLGLSSSAIGFVVMVNVLVAALCQAPMGYLADRIDKGLMVGIGGVMGIGAMLFLNEASTFWGLVLANGLFGLAGGVAFPPVMALGVIEGRSARAMGSLMGVLALAHSLGMLAGPVLGGFFIDWVAFDWVFRLGAGIIALGTLIFWMQYKR, encoded by the coding sequence ATGAAAACCCCTGCGCCAGCCTTAATAGTATCAGGGTCCAGATGTCTTTCGAGGCTGGCGCAGGGGTTTTCATCCGCCATGATCCTGCCGGTGGCCCAGGCCTATGTAGGCGACTTGACCCCTACAGGCTGGGAAGGCCGGATGATGGGGGTGTTCAATGTCGCCCTCTACTTCGGTTTGAGCGCGGGCCCGGTGCTCGGCGGGGTGCTCAAGGATTTGGCGGGCATCGATGCGTCCTTCCTCAGCATGGGGGCGCTTGCCTTGTTTGGTTTTCTGTTGAGCCTGGTTCTCCTGCCGCGCGAGATGAAAAACCGGACGAAGGACGCTGCCGCCGCGAAATCGGGATCCAGGCACCCGGGTGGACCCGGGTATCGGGCCCTTCTGAAGACCCCGGCGGTGCGCGCGCTTTTCCTGTTCAGGGTGACCTTTACGACCGCGATAGGCATCACCTGGACCTTTCTGCCGCTTGGCGCGGGGACCCGCCTTGGGCTTTCGAGCTCCGCCATCGGTTTCGTCGTCATGGTGAACGTGCTCGTCGCCGCCCTTTGCCAGGCCCCCATGGGCTACCTTGCAGACCGGATCGACAAAGGGCTCATGGTCGGTATCGGTGGGGTGATGGGCATCGGGGCGATGCTCTTTTTGAACGAGGCCTCGACCTTCTGGGGGCTTGTCCTGGCCAACGGCCTCTTCGGTCTGGCCGGAGGGGTCGCCTTCCCGCCGGTGATGGCCCTGGGGGTGATCGAAGGTCGTTCGGCGCGGGCGATGGGAAGCCTGATGGGGGTCTTGGCATTGGCGCACAGCCTCGGCATGCTCGCAGGGCCTGTGCTGGGGGGATTTTTCATCGACTGGGTTGCTTTTGATTGGGTTTTCAGGCTTGGGGCGGGGATCATCGCGCTCGGAACCCTGATTTTCTGGATGCAATATAAAAGGTGA
- a CDS encoding conserved hypothetical protein (Evidence 4 : Unknown function but conserved in other organisms), producing the protein MESYGVIEVDLFSEEVGDADHPEAVRFREMLEDVAAEHGCFLIYFEVEKGTVEFAFDSDELMAKILRIFEDGGPRKA; encoded by the coding sequence ATGGAGTCTTATGGCGTCATCGAGGTCGATCTGTTTTCGGAGGAGGTCGGCGACGCGGATCACCCCGAAGCGGTCCGCTTCAGGGAGATGCTGGAGGATGTGGCGGCTGAACACGGCTGTTTTCTGATCTACTTCGAGGTAGAGAAGGGGACCGTCGAGTTCGCCTTCGACAGTGATGAACTGATGGCCAAGATCTTGAGGATTTTTGAGGATGGCGGACCGCGTAAGGCTTGA
- a CDS encoding RNA methyltransferase, TrmH family, group 1, which translates to MADRVRLDRVGIVLVEPHIPENIGSVARAMHNMGLSRLTVVNPKNCDLSRVLKTATGSSIDVIEEMDVLEDFSEAVGPFEFVVGTTARTGTLRPALMEPRGLAQSLIPITCENRVAILFGPEDRGLSNEHLRQCHTIVTIPTASFSSLNLAQAVMVICYELFLAAAEAPHVALPRLADRFELEGMYDHLKTVLTKIGFIDRQNPEHWMINIRRFLSRMPLRARDVRIIRGICRQVDWYTGQHRRKTERVDTD; encoded by the coding sequence ATGGCGGACCGCGTAAGGCTTGATCGAGTCGGGATCGTTCTGGTGGAGCCCCACATCCCGGAAAATATCGGTTCGGTCGCCCGCGCCATGCACAACATGGGCCTGTCACGGTTGACGGTGGTCAACCCCAAGAACTGCGACCTGTCAAGGGTCCTTAAGACCGCTACCGGTTCTTCGATCGATGTGATCGAGGAGATGGACGTCCTGGAGGATTTCAGCGAAGCCGTGGGGCCTTTCGAGTTCGTCGTGGGCACGACCGCCCGCACCGGCACGCTGCGTCCGGCCTTGATGGAGCCGCGGGGACTTGCGCAGTCGCTGATCCCGATCACCTGCGAGAACCGGGTCGCCATTCTGTTCGGGCCCGAGGACAGAGGCCTTTCGAATGAACATCTGCGGCAGTGCCACACCATCGTCACCATCCCGACTGCCTCATTTTCCTCCTTGAACCTGGCCCAGGCAGTGATGGTGATCTGTTATGAACTCTTCCTGGCCGCCGCCGAGGCCCCGCATGTGGCCTTGCCACGCCTGGCCGACCGCTTCGAACTCGAGGGGATGTACGATCACCTCAAGACGGTGTTGACCAAGATCGGTTTCATCGACCGCCAGAATCCGGAGCACTGGATGATCAACATCCGCCGCTTCCTTTCACGGATGCCGCTGCGTGCGCGGGATGTCCGGATCATCCGCGGAATCTGCCGCCAGGTGGATTGGTACACGGGCCAGCACAGGCGGAAGACCGAACGGGTTGATACCGATTGA
- a CDS encoding UDP-glucose 6-dehydrogenase: MTFEKSILCIGAGYVGGPTMAVIANRCPGYRVTVVDIDAEKIAQWNSAELPIYEPGLDEVVKAARGRNLFFSTDMPNGIREADIIFVSVNTPTKQFGAGAGMAADLQYWEKTAREIRRYAESPKIIVEKSTLPVKTAKAMERILNTSRHPVRFDVLSNPEFLAEGTAIKDLEDPDRVLIGSAETPEGILARDELVRLYAHWVPRERILTSNVWSSELSKLVANAFLAQRISSINAISALCERTDADVVEVAEAVGMDRRVGPKFLNASVGFGGSCFKKDILNLVYLCRSYGLEEVADYWLGVLRINDYQKDRFVLNMLGAMFNTLAGKQISLFGFAFKANTGDTRESPAIFVARKLLEERARLVISDPKAIRQARLDLRDVDGDVRYEEDPYAAAAGSDAIAVLTEWGLYADLDYDRIFRSMGKPAFIFDGRNILDHCRLFEMGFNVYAIGKPPLTHFI, encoded by the coding sequence ATGACCTTTGAAAAGAGCATCCTCTGTATCGGCGCCGGCTATGTGGGCGGACCCACCATGGCCGTGATCGCAAATCGCTGCCCGGGCTACCGCGTGACCGTGGTGGACATCGATGCCGAGAAGATTGCGCAGTGGAACTCGGCCGAGCTGCCCATCTATGAGCCCGGGCTCGATGAGGTGGTCAAAGCGGCGCGGGGCCGCAACCTCTTCTTCAGCACCGATATGCCGAACGGCATCCGGGAGGCGGACATCATCTTTGTGAGCGTCAATACGCCCACCAAACAGTTCGGGGCGGGTGCGGGCATGGCGGCAGATCTCCAGTACTGGGAAAAGACGGCGCGTGAGATCAGGCGCTATGCGGAGTCGCCCAAGATCATCGTCGAAAAAAGCACCCTGCCTGTCAAGACCGCCAAGGCCATGGAGCGCATCCTCAATACGAGCCGGCACCCTGTCCGATTCGACGTCCTCTCGAACCCCGAATTTCTGGCCGAGGGGACGGCCATCAAAGATCTGGAGGACCCGGACAGGGTCCTCATCGGGTCTGCCGAAACGCCGGAAGGGATCCTGGCCAGGGATGAACTCGTGCGGCTTTACGCCCACTGGGTTCCGCGGGAGCGCATCCTCACTTCCAACGTCTGGAGCAGCGAACTGTCGAAGCTTGTGGCGAATGCCTTCTTGGCCCAGCGGATTTCCTCGATCAACGCCATCAGTGCACTGTGCGAACGGACGGATGCGGATGTGGTCGAGGTGGCCGAAGCCGTCGGGATGGATCGGCGCGTGGGTCCGAAGTTTTTGAATGCGAGTGTAGGCTTCGGCGGCTCCTGCTTCAAGAAGGATATCCTCAACCTGGTGTATCTGTGCCGCTCGTACGGGTTGGAGGAGGTGGCGGATTACTGGCTGGGGGTGCTGCGCATCAACGACTATCAGAAGGACCGGTTCGTGCTGAACATGCTCGGGGCCATGTTCAATACCTTGGCGGGCAAGCAGATCAGCCTGTTCGGTTTCGCTTTCAAGGCCAACACCGGTGACACCCGGGAGAGCCCCGCCATATTCGTGGCCCGCAAACTGTTGGAGGAACGCGCTAGGCTGGTGATTTCCGACCCGAAGGCGATCCGGCAGGCACGCCTCGATCTGCGGGATGTCGATGGCGATGTCCGTTACGAAGAGGATCCCTACGCGGCCGCAGCAGGTTCGGATGCCATCGCTGTCCTGACGGAGTGGGGTCTTTACGCGGACCTCGATTACGATCGGATTTTTCGTTCCATGGGAAAACCGGCGTTTATCTTCGACGGAAGGAATATCCTGGACCATTGCCGATTGTTCGAGATGGGCTTCAATGTGTACGCGATCGGCAAGCCGCCGCTCACCCATTTTATCTGA
- a CDS encoding NAD-dependent epimerase/dehydratase family protein translates to MRHWQKRILVTGGAGFLGSHLCERLMAEGHDVLCLDNFFTGSKRNVAHLLGRPNFELLRHDLVQPILLEVDEIYNLACPASPVHYQYNPVKTVKTSVMGAINMLGLAKRVKAKILQASTSEVYGDPQEHPQHETYWGHVNPIGRRACYDEGKRCAETLFFDYHRQNGVNIRVARIFNTYGPRMHPNDGRVVSNFIVQALSGKPITLYGDGLQTRSFCFVDDLIEGLMRLMAAPDDLTGPVNLGNPDEFSIRELAEQIVRLTGSSSTFVYEPRPCDDPLQRRPDIGLAMERLGWRPRTQLGEGLARTIRYFRETVSESNG, encoded by the coding sequence ATGCGCCACTGGCAGAAAAGAATACTGGTTACGGGCGGGGCCGGTTTCCTGGGTTCACATCTTTGCGAGCGTCTGATGGCGGAGGGTCATGATGTCCTCTGCCTCGACAATTTTTTCACGGGCTCCAAACGGAACGTCGCGCACTTGCTCGGCAGGCCCAATTTCGAACTGCTCCGTCACGATCTCGTGCAGCCCATCCTGCTCGAAGTGGACGAGATCTACAACCTCGCTTGTCCGGCTTCACCGGTTCACTATCAGTACAATCCCGTCAAAACGGTCAAGACCAGCGTGATGGGCGCTATCAACATGCTCGGATTGGCCAAGCGCGTCAAGGCGAAGATCCTGCAGGCATCCACGAGCGAGGTGTACGGAGACCCGCAGGAGCATCCGCAGCACGAGACCTATTGGGGGCATGTGAATCCCATCGGTCGGCGGGCCTGTTACGACGAGGGTAAGCGGTGCGCCGAAACGCTCTTTTTCGACTACCACCGGCAGAACGGCGTCAACATCCGTGTGGCAAGGATCTTCAATACCTACGGCCCTCGAATGCACCCCAACGACGGCCGCGTCGTCAGCAATTTCATCGTCCAGGCCTTGAGCGGGAAGCCTATCACCCTGTATGGAGATGGACTGCAGACCCGGTCGTTCTGCTTCGTGGACGATCTGATCGAGGGGTTGATGCGCTTGATGGCCGCGCCCGATGATCTGACCGGGCCGGTGAACCTCGGGAATCCAGACGAATTTTCGATCAGGGAGCTCGCCGAGCAGATCGTCCGCCTCACCGGAAGTTCATCGACGTTCGTTTACGAACCGCGGCCCTGTGATGACCCTTTGCAGCGGCGGCCGGACATCGGGCTGGCGATGGAACGCCTTGGATGGCGCCCGAGGACCCAACTCGGGGAGGGTTTGGCCAGGACCATCCGCTATTTCAGGGAGACCGTATCGGAATCGAATGGATGA